TAAGTGTTGATGGGAGGAAGACAGCTTTTCATGACTTTTATTTTTCTTCTTATAAGCAGCTCTTTACTTTTCAGGGTCGTTAAACAAGTGTAATGATTAAAAACCTTCTTTAACTTTCATGTGAGACTCACAGATCTTGCAATTTCCAATTAGTTTTACGCAAAATGTTCTGTATACTTGGAGAAAATTTCCAGCAAAATTATAAAGTTGGTCAATTATTTGTTAATGATTATGCTATTAATTAAGTTCTGCATCACAATTCAGTGAATTCACATATATAGCTCAAATTTGATATGGCCTAGCTAGCCCACGCGTCAAAGACGGGGTGTTATCCTCTTTGAAAAAAAAGGAATGAAGCACGGGAAATATTAAATATCATGCGAGAATTCTTCTATTCATTTTTTCATAAATTGACCTCTTGTAAAAGGGTCACATTTGAAGACTTCAAAGCAAACACGAATGCAACATGATGTCACTTTCTCGATCTTCAGTTTTCATTGCTCTTGATCTAATTATATAAGATTGTCTTAACATGTTAAAGCATCTGACGAACATAAAAAGTGATCAAGTTATGAATAAAAGAGCACTAACAAGAATAACCATATACACAACCTAATTTCATTGCTTTTGTGTCTCGAGTACACCACTTAAATAAAACAACCCGTATAATTAGACACTAAAAAAAAAACAAATATATGCTTTTAGAACATCGTAAACTAATAAATACTCTATTCTATGGAACTACGAAATCATACATGCAATATGGATCATGTATGAGCTAATCATAAAATATTATCTAAGTGAACAATAACATATGTAATCTTACGACTTCCACGTCAATGAAAAATCTCACACAGATTTCAATTCACCCTTTGCTGGCCAAATGCAAGATAATGGTTCTCTTTTATCTAACATCTTTATTGTGTCAGTATTAATACTCATCTCCTCTTGGTGTGCTTCTACTTGCAGGTTTCACGAGAATGCGAGATAAACTTTCAGACCTATCATTTTGCCTACCAATCCCCTCGTATCGGTTCACCAACTTCGCTCTCTAATTTATTTACCGAACCTGATAAATGCAGGAGTAAAAACAAGATCGTAAATCCTTCTCGACTGATTTTATCTCAATTATAAGATTTTGTACATAATTAATACAACAAAATATAAGGATGTAGCATGCGAGGTATAGTATAGACTTTCATGAAATACACGTGGTTTATTTGGTGTATAAAATGACATGGAGAATTTTCATAGTCGCGTGACAAATGAAGGCTGCCGACCGTCCTCGATTATCCCACCGCCACCTTTCTCTTTCTCTCTCTTTTTTCTAATTCGTGCTTTCACTTGACACCGTGTCCTCTCTGCCAACTCCCAAGTCATACAAGATTCCCATATCGCCACAATTACCACAAAGCCCTTGCATCTTAATCACAATTACGTGACAGTAAGTACCAAATAAGGTGGTGCTCCAAACTTCCAAATATTGTCTCATTTATTCACTAATCCAAAAACCATTAAATTAATCAACAGCTAGTGTTATAGAGAGATTCAAGGCATCGGCAGCTCCTAGTGAATTTAGAAATGATGACATACTAATATAAAATTGTAAAAGAATGTCGGTTTGGGCATGCCACCGGTTTGTCATCATAGTTGCATACACATATATAAGTGGATTAAAGATTCGAATTTTCGTCACTCGCTTCATTTATTGTGTACATACTAATGTTGAATTTAACAAAACAAAAAAAAAAGAGTTTGATGTTAGCCTTTCATATTTGGAATTTTTCTTGTTCTTTATAAACTTTTAGATATTTAAAAGGTATATTATATGTAAAGCGATTTCCATTTGTCAAATGGAAACTATATTTTAATTTTTTGGACGAATGTATGCTTGATATTTAGTATATGCAAATCACAATATATTTTTCCTACAATCCTACAACGGTGAGTCGAACCCAAGCATGGCTTTGGTGATATTATTACACAAGACTTTAGCATTGTCACACCCAACCATGTTTCTTGTCTTGGATCTATTCTTCACAATAGTTTAATGGCCTAATGGGATCCTGGTCATTATCTACTCTTCATATGAGGGAGGCAACCTAGACATGAACAAACCAAGAAAAAACAATGCTTGACAAAAAAAAAAAAAAAGCTTTTATGGTAATCTCGTTAAACACAATCCTACAAAAACATTGCACAAAAATCAGACTCCAAAAACAATGTACCAAACCCGAGGTAAATCAATTTTGAGATCCTAACCACAAGGGCATTTCCGTAATCTACTAATAAAGAAACTAATGTTCTGATATTGCAAAATAATCCACCAAAAAAAACCAAAAAGGAAATAAAAATCCGAAATACAAAACTAAATTAAAAGCATTAATGTTGCTGCCGTTGATTATTTTTTATTTTATTTTTCTTTCTCACTTTTGATTATTTTTGTTCTCTTTCTTGAAAGACAGCCAGTAGTAGCGAACCCACCAAACATAAAAAGGCAAAGTAAAACCCCAGTGGGAGAGAAACAGAGAGATCACTTTTGACAAGGAGACCTAGCGATCTAGCAAGCCATGGGGTGACCCTCTCCAAACCTAAAGCAGCTCATGTTGCTTTGTTTCAGTTTTTGTTTCTGGGTAAGACTCTGTATTTTGATCCGTTTCTTGTAGCTTTCACTGTTTCTGAATCGATGAAAACCGTTGCATTATGTGAGTTTTGGTTTGACTTTGTGCTTTGGTGCTTTGTTTGGAGTTTAATCTTTGTCCCCATGGAGTTTGTTTTTGTTTTTGGATTTTGGGTTCCTTTGTTTTTGTTCATTTCATTGAATTGTGTTGTGTTTTAGCTGGTTTTAATTCTCTGTGTGGTGTTTTATGTATGATCATGAACATTTGTGGTTGAAATGAAAGTGTGGATTTGTAATTATTCTATAATAGTCTGATCGTTTGGATTTGTGTTTGATCAGGCAGTTTGTAGAAAATTAGAAGACAGCAGTCAATTTTAGTATACGACTCTGGACTTGAGTTTTACTGATCAGGTATTTTACTTGCGTTTCTTCCAATTCCTTAAGAATCTGATCTTGTCCACCATGTGGTTTTGGTTGATCTGAAATTTGATTCTGGATTTTGGTGAACTGAGTAGAGGATTACAGATTTGGTGGTTTGAAGCTGGTTGAGGCTGAGTTTACTCGTTGGTTTTGGGTTACTGCAACACCAGTAGCGACGGTGGTGCTGATATTGGCTGGAGTTATGGCGACTGTGCCCCAAGCAGATTCTAGACGCATGTATTCTTGGTGGTGGGACAGCCACATAAGCCCAAAAAACTCAAGATGGCTCAAGGAAAATCTTACAGGTACATGTTTAATTGTGGTCAGTTTGGAATTTTGATCGGCATGCTTTACTTGCTAAGATATGTTGTTTTTCATATATGTGGAGTTACAGTTAATTCTACATGCCGTCTCGTAAAATAGTTGATTTTGTATACTGCATTACATATTTGGCATGTTTCTGTTTCTCCCATACAGGAAAATATTAGATCAGAGATGCATTCTTACCATTCTTGTCATCCATTGGGCATCTTGGTTTGTTTAATGACTAAGAAACTGGATCTGGTACTTGTCTAAGGAAGTTTGTAGAGAAGAGCTCAATACATATTCAAGGATTTCCTTACTGTTGTTGACTGCACGATAAAATCAATGTGATCATACAGGCTTGTAAAATCGGTGATTCTGATTGTTTTATCATTATCCACATATCATAGTTTCACCCTATGCATGGTTCTGGTTCTAGCTTTATCTTTTTATGTTCTGTGTATTATATCTATCACCAATGTTGTTCCATCTCTTCCCCTTACCTTATATGTTAAAGATGTTTGATTAGCTTTTGTTTTAACTTATTGTACAGATATGGATGCCAAAGTCAAACACATGATCAAACTGATTGAAGAAGATGCAGATTCCTTTGCTAGGAGGGCAGAAATGTATTACAAGAAGCGGCCAGAACTCATGAAATTGGTTGAAGAGTTCTACCGAGCATACCGTGCGTTAGCTGAAAGATATGACCATGCAACTGGGGCGCTGCGCCAGGCTCATCGAACGATGGCAGAGGCGTTTCCTAACCAAGTCCCGTTCGTAGATGACTCACCTGCAGGTTCCTCTGCTAGTGAGACTGATCCCCGAACACCTGAGATGCCAGCTCCTATACGAGCATTATTTGACTTTGATGAATTACAAAAAGATGCTCTGGGACTGTCCTCCTCAACCCATTTCCATGCTCTCAAAAGGAATGGAGCTTTTAGTGAAGAATCTGACTCTGGAACCAGCCGAATAGGTTTGAAACAGCTGAATGATCTCTTTGGATCGGGAGAAGGAAGGGCGAAAAGGGGCCTCAACTTCCTTGATGCTGAAGCAAAAGAACACAGCATGCAGAACAATGGCCATGATCTCAAGACTCGAGCCTTGTTGGAAAATGATCGAGTGGGCAAAGCAGAGACAGAAATATCAAACTTAAAGAAAGCTCTTGCTAAACTAGAAGCTGAAAAGGAAGCTGGCTTACTTCAGTACCAAGAGTGTTTAGAGAGATTATCTAATTTGGAGTCTGAAGTCTCTCGTGCACAAGAGGATTCCAGGGGACTCAATGAACGAGCCAGTGAAGCTGAAGCTGAAGTTCAAACCACAAAGGAAGCACTTAACAAATTAGAGGCTGAAAGGGAAGCTAGTCTTCTTCAGTATCAAGAGTGCTTAGACAAAATCTCTAACCTGGAAAACATCATCTCTTGTGCCCAAAAGGATGCTGGAGAGCTCAATGATCGAGCTAGCAAAGCTGAATTTGCATCTGAATCACTACAGAAAGATCTTGAAAGGGTGGCATCTGAGAAAGAAGCTGCACTTGTACAATACAAACAATGTCTGGAGAAGATATCGAATCTGGAGGAGAAACTACTGGATGTTGAGGAGGAGGCCAAGAGGGCTAATGAGCGTGCTGTAATAGCTGAATGTGAAGTTGAATCCTTGAAGCAAGCAGTTGCCAATTTAACTGAAGAGAAGGAAGCTGCTGCTCTCCAGTACAAGCAATGCCTGGAAACGATATCTAATCTTGAGCATAAGATCTCTCGTGCCGAGGAGGAAGCGCTACGGCTACACTCTCAGATAGATGATGGGATTGCGAAGTTAAAGGATTCGGAAGAAAAGTGTCTTCTGCTGGTAAACTCAAATCAGAATCTGCAGTCGGAGTTGGAGTCTGCAGTGAAGCAAATGCAATCTCAAGGTGAAGAACTTACAGAGAAGCAGAAAGAGTTGGGTAGGCTTTGGGCTTGCATACAAGAAGAGCGGTTACGATTTTTGGAGGCTGAAACTGCTTTCCAAACACTGCAGCATTTACATTCCCAATCCCAGGAGGAACTTAGATCTCTCGTAGCTGAGCTCCAGAATAGAAATCTGATTCTAAAGGACATGGAAGCACGAAGTCAGAGTTTGGATAATGAAGTCCAGAAGGTGAAGGAGGAAAACAAGAGCCTAAGTGAGATCAATTTGTCTTCATCTATTTCAATAAAAGATCTGCAAGATGAGATCTTAATCTTGAGGGAAACGATTAAGAAACTTGAAGAGGAAGTTGAACTTCGAGTGGACCAAAGAAATGCTCTTCAGCAAGAGATATACTGTCTGAAAGAGGAACTCAGTGACTTGAACAAGAAACACCAAGCTATGCTAGAGCAGGTGGACTCAGTTGGCATGGATCCAGTGTGCATTGGGTCATCTGTGAAGGAGATGCAAGATGAAAACTTACAGCTCAAACAAACGTGTGAGGCAGAGAAAAGTGAGAAAGTGGCACTGTTGGAAAAGTTGGAAATCATGCAGAAACTTCAGGAGAAAAATGTTCTTTTGGAGAACTCTCTTTCTGATTTGAATGTTGAATTAGAAGGGGTTAGAGGGAAGGTAAAGGATTTAGAACAATCATGTCAGTCTCTTCTGGCAGAAAAAGGTACTCTTCTTGCTGAAAATGGCACCCTGATTTACCAGTTGCAGATTGTTACTGAGAATTTAGATAAATCATTAGAGAAGAACAACTTTTTGGAGAATTCTCTCTTTGATGCCAATGCTGAACTGGAAGGCTTGAGTGTAAAATCAAAGAGCTTAGAAGAATCATGCCTATTGCTTGGTAATGAGAAGACTGGTCTGATCACTGAGAGAGAGAGTTTAATTTTGAAGTTGGGCAGTACTCGTTCAAGACTTGAAGATCTGGAGAAAGGATACGCAGAGATAGAAGAGAAGCTCTCTGTTCTGAAGAAGGAAAGAGATTCCGCACTTTGTAAAGTGGAAGAACTAAATGTATGCTTAGATTCTGAGAAGCAAAATCATGCCAGTTCTGTTGAGTTAAGGGAAACCCAGTTGGCTGATATGGAACTGAAGATCTCTGGTCTTGAAGCAGAGGGTATATGTAGGAAGAAAGAATTTGAAGAGGAACAAGACAAATCTGTGACTGCACAGATTGAAATCTTTGTCCTGCAGAAATGTGTAGAAGATCTGGAAGAAAAGAACTTATCCCTCATGATTGAGCGTCAAAAGCTTTTGGGGGCATCCACAATGTCAGAGAAGCTGATTTCTGTCCTTGAGCGTGGCAAACTTGAACAACAGAGGGAGATTAAGTCATTGTTTGTGCAACTTAAAGCACTGAGAATGGGGCTGTATCAGGTGTTGAAGACTGTTGACATTGATGCAAACCTGGGGTGTGCAGAAAAGGATGACCAAGACCAATCACTCCTTAACCATATACTTGTCAAACTTCAGGACAAACAAAATTCTTTCGCTGAAAGTTGTGATGAAAACCAGCAGTTGCTTATTGAGAACTCTGTTCTCGTAGCAATGCTTGCCCAACTGAAACTAGAGGCGGACTGTTTTATGAGGGAAAGAGACACTCTTGACCATGAGTTCCGGACCCAGTCTGAAAAGTTCTTGGTGTTGCAGAGTGGCGCCCAAAGACTTCACGACATGAATGAAGAATTGAATTTGAAAGTAGTGGAGGGAGAACACAGAGAGGGAGTATTGAGGACCGAAATAGATAATCTGCACGAGCAGTTGTTGGACTTGCA
The window above is part of the Fragaria vesca subsp. vesca linkage group LG2, FraVesHawaii_1.0, whole genome shotgun sequence genome. Proteins encoded here:
- the LOC101305028 gene encoding uncharacterized protein LOC101305028 codes for the protein MATVPQADSRRMYSWWWDSHISPKNSRWLKENLTDMDAKVKHMIKLIEEDADSFARRAEMYYKKRPELMKLVEEFYRAYRALAERYDHATGALRQAHRTMAEAFPNQVPFVDDSPAGSSASETDPRTPEMPAPIRALFDFDELQKDALGLSSSTHFHALKRNGAFSEESDSGTSRIGLKQLNDLFGSGEGRAKRGLNFLDAEAKEHSMQNNGHDLKTRALLENDRVGKAETEISNLKKALAKLEAEKEAGLLQYQECLERLSNLESEVSRAQEDSRGLNERASEAEAEVQTTKEALNKLEAEREASLLQYQECLDKISNLENIISCAQKDAGELNDRASKAEFASESLQKDLERVASEKEAALVQYKQCLEKISNLEEKLLDVEEEAKRANERAVIAECEVESLKQAVANLTEEKEAAALQYKQCLETISNLEHKISRAEEEALRLHSQIDDGIAKLKDSEEKCLLLVNSNQNLQSELESAVKQMQSQGEELTEKQKELGRLWACIQEERLRFLEAETAFQTLQHLHSQSQEELRSLVAELQNRNLILKDMEARSQSLDNEVQKVKEENKSLSEINLSSSISIKDLQDEILILRETIKKLEEEVELRVDQRNALQQEIYCLKEELSDLNKKHQAMLEQVDSVGMDPVCIGSSVKEMQDENLQLKQTCEAEKSEKVALLEKLEIMQKLQEKNVLLENSLSDLNVELEGVRGKVKDLEQSCQSLLAEKGTLLAENGTLIYQLQIVTENLDKSLEKNNFLENSLFDANAELEGLSVKSKSLEESCLLLGNEKTGLITERESLILKLGSTRSRLEDLEKGYAEIEEKLSVLKKERDSALCKVEELNVCLDSEKQNHASSVELRETQLADMELKISGLEAEGICRKKEFEEEQDKSVTAQIEIFVLQKCVEDLEEKNLSLMIERQKLLGASTMSEKLISVLERGKLEQQREIKSLFVQLKALRMGLYQVLKTVDIDANLGCAEKDDQDQSLLNHILVKLQDKQNSFAESCDENQQLLIENSVLVAMLAQLKLEADCFMRERDTLDHEFRTQSEKFLVLQSGAQRLHDMNEELNLKVVEGEHREGVLRTEIDNLHEQLLDLQSVYRSLQKENCQVVEYKGSLKKTVLNLEEETRNLEEDKCVMFAETIYYSNLSLVFDDIISQKQLELEELSHNYDELHLGNNDLKAKVRILEGQLEVIQMENLHLKESLSKSEDELKLVKSVNDQLNGDIANAKDGLSQKEIELLVAGQIINELHNEKQELYVLVEDLTAKSDDAKMVLEDQEKKILKLHEDSDLHSKEIGCLREVNQKLEVELSKSHEEAEKAKIEEERLISELKAGREEIEMWVAQAATLFRELQISSIRETLFEGKIRELIEAYQILEEKSISKALENEQMKERVGTLEHENGELQAQLAAYIPAVISLKECTTALENHSLITTTSHKLDIGALEDALMQAERSQTDGHQIDTVSDGISELQDLQRRIKAIEKAMVEKESHLVANEEAKRFGDGKKPEISESGNEVLTKDIILDQISECSSYGVSRRETAEPDPQILELWKTTDQDGSIDLMVGKAQKATTVPTDHSQTEAIKKHKNKYPSSESLVEKEYSIDKLEISKRFSEPRQEGNKRKILERLDSDVQKLTNLQITVEDLKKKVEITERTKKGKGIEFGTVREQLDEAEEAITRLFDANNKLMKSVEDDFVSPPNGDSGIVPDHSGSVSRKRLSEQAKRGSEKIGRLQLEVQKLQFLLLKLDGEKESKGSTRIKERKTRVLLRDYLYSGRTTATTPKRKKAPFCACMPPTKGD